A single genomic interval of Candidatus Eremiobacterota bacterium harbors:
- the xth gene encoding exodeoxyribonuclease III, with the protein MPFKVITCNLNGIRAAARKGFFAWMDTQDPDVVCLQETKAQEHQLPPEALDLTRYNSAFVDAQKKGYSGVAVYSKRPPLRVVRGLGMEDMDAEGRFVRMDFEGGLSVASLYVPSGTTGPARQAVKEAFLDRFIANLAQMKNEGHPFIICGDYNIAHRDIDVFNPARCATVTGFLPQERAWMDDVIERVGWVDAFRVARPDEKKQFTWWSGWKGAWENNLGWRIDYQLVTPDLAPRVRAASIYKGARFSDHAPVTIDYEL; encoded by the coding sequence ATGCCCTTCAAAGTCATCACCTGCAACTTGAACGGGATCCGGGCCGCCGCGCGCAAGGGGTTCTTTGCATGGATGGACACGCAGGACCCCGACGTCGTGTGCCTGCAGGAGACGAAGGCGCAGGAGCACCAGCTGCCGCCCGAAGCGCTCGACCTCACGCGCTACAACTCGGCGTTCGTCGACGCGCAGAAGAAAGGCTACAGCGGGGTCGCCGTCTACTCGAAGCGGCCGCCGCTGCGCGTCGTGCGCGGCCTCGGGATGGAAGACATGGACGCGGAAGGCCGTTTCGTGCGGATGGACTTCGAAGGCGGTTTGTCGGTCGCGTCGCTGTACGTGCCGTCGGGGACGACCGGGCCGGCGCGCCAAGCGGTGAAGGAAGCGTTCCTCGACCGCTTCATCGCCAACCTCGCGCAGATGAAGAACGAAGGTCACCCGTTCATCATCTGCGGCGACTACAACATCGCCCACCGCGACATCGACGTGTTCAACCCCGCGCGGTGCGCGACCGTCACGGGCTTCCTGCCGCAGGAGCGGGCCTGGATGGACGACGTGATCGAGCGCGTCGGCTGGGTCGACGCGTTCCGCGTCGCGCGGCCCGACGAGAAAAAACAGTTCACCTGGTGGTCGGGCTGGAAAGGCGCGTGGGAGAACAACCTCGGCTGGCGGATCGACTACCAGCTGGTCACCCCGGACCTCGCGCCGCGCGTGCGCGCCGCCTCGATCTACAAGGGCGCACGGTTCTCCGACCACGCGCCGGTCACCATCGACTACGAGCTGTGA
- the ligD gene encoding non-homologous end-joining DNA ligase yields the protein MPRNTNPKVELGTFPVPRDREAAVVRAAGKDVALTNLKKPFFPETGATKGDLLQYYADVAPFLVPYMQDRAQVMKRYPNGAAGEFFYMKRTPSNAPPWLRTCSIEHGSGSIIAFPMIDDLASLLWLINLGCIDLNEWYSRCDDIDRPDYLHFDLDPVKDGSTTFATVRQVALYVHEALEDLGIPAFAKTSGSSGIHVYVPIERGPLQKEVWTFAKAFAQTMERMHPDVITAEYRVAKRPSGRVLVDYNQNAWGKTLASVYSVRAKPKATVSTPVTWDEIAAGCAIEDFRLDNVRERLAKLGDLWAPMKSKTGRLKLERFIPETPARGARKARGSAAST from the coding sequence ATGCCACGCAACACGAACCCCAAGGTTGAGCTAGGAACGTTCCCGGTCCCTCGCGACCGCGAGGCGGCCGTCGTTCGCGCCGCGGGCAAAGACGTCGCGCTCACGAATCTGAAGAAGCCGTTCTTTCCCGAGACCGGGGCGACGAAGGGCGACCTGCTGCAGTACTACGCCGACGTTGCGCCGTTCTTGGTCCCGTACATGCAGGACCGCGCGCAGGTGATGAAGCGCTACCCGAACGGCGCCGCCGGCGAGTTCTTCTACATGAAGCGCACGCCCTCGAACGCGCCGCCGTGGCTGCGCACCTGCTCGATCGAGCACGGGTCGGGGAGCATCATCGCCTTTCCGATGATCGACGATCTGGCGAGCCTGCTGTGGCTCATCAACCTCGGCTGCATCGACCTGAACGAGTGGTACTCGCGCTGCGATGACATCGACCGGCCCGACTACCTGCACTTCGACCTCGATCCGGTCAAAGACGGCTCGACGACGTTCGCGACGGTGCGCCAGGTCGCGCTCTACGTGCACGAAGCGCTGGAGGACCTCGGCATCCCCGCGTTCGCGAAGACCTCGGGCTCCTCGGGGATCCACGTCTACGTCCCGATCGAGCGCGGGCCGCTGCAAAAAGAGGTGTGGACGTTCGCCAAGGCGTTCGCGCAGACGATGGAGCGGATGCATCCCGACGTGATCACCGCGGAGTACCGCGTCGCGAAGCGGCCCTCGGGCCGCGTGCTGGTCGACTACAATCAGAACGCCTGGGGCAAGACGCTGGCCTCGGTCTACTCCGTGCGCGCCAAACCGAAGGCGACCGTCTCCACGCCCGTGACGTGGGACGAGATCGCCGCGGGATGCGCGATCGAAGACTTCCGCCTCGACAACGTGCGCGAGCGCCTCGCGAAGCTCGGCGACCTGTGGGCGCCGATGAAGAGCAAGACCGGCCGGCTCAAACTCGAGCGGTTCATCCCGGAAACGCCGGCCCGCGGCGCGCGCAAAGCGCGTGGCTCGGCGGCCTCTACGTAG
- a CDS encoding Cache 3/Cache 2 fusion domain-containing protein yields MGGFGWWRRSRAARILVVTAAVFLAFAAVLLYVVRRDIAQTVQAEMAERVTTAAKILRSETDAAGPPNVTRDGKLAFGTHVANGDNALVDRVKEVTGADVVVYQVAGGKPVAVATTFMRGDNRVRGEGLAGAALEAFEKEHDFDGIATIQGRPYVNHYAIVRNDLGEAVGILYDGIALDAMNDAISRAFVSIFFTAVGAIAAVLLSLWFIVRPLSVNAKALAGDAEALAEGRGDMVVSRAGPDELGRVAGAFARIAMYQRALAEHAEAIAGGDLSQRVAAASEGDRLGHAVARMTETLREVVLALQDSSAELAEHAHALDLAASGSAEIVGGVGVAVRELASGSSELSGAAETSNVIVRQFESAIDGIARGAVDQALQVRTASTDAQRMAGDVQRVAEITADLAAAGHGSRATAQSGAAAVSETIGDMRAIQRGVAEAAAKIRELGDISAQIGVVVETIDALTDQTNLLALNAAIEAARAGEHGRGFAVVADEVRKLAESASHQTKEIGGLIVEVQRRTREAVGAVEAGAAIADRGTAKVGAASAALGDIIAAVDKTVARVGEIAEAMCEMAEGARSVGQSMDSINAVVEQNSSATEEMASQTGELARAIGAIATTAEENARNTAAVSASAAKMEDDATRVRAEATTLEATAARMRELVSRFRLARNASNGASNGAAHAADVGPVVVST; encoded by the coding sequence TTGGGCGGCTTCGGCTGGTGGCGGCGTTCGCGCGCCGCGCGGATCCTGGTCGTGACGGCGGCGGTCTTTTTGGCGTTCGCTGCGGTCCTGCTGTACGTCGTCAGGCGGGACATCGCGCAGACCGTCCAAGCCGAGATGGCCGAACGGGTCACGACCGCCGCGAAGATCCTGCGCAGCGAGACCGACGCCGCCGGGCCCCCGAACGTCACCCGCGACGGGAAGCTTGCCTTCGGGACGCACGTGGCCAACGGCGACAACGCACTCGTCGACCGGGTCAAGGAAGTCACCGGGGCGGACGTGGTCGTCTACCAAGTCGCCGGCGGCAAGCCGGTCGCGGTCGCGACCACCTTCATGCGCGGCGACAACCGCGTTCGTGGCGAAGGGTTGGCGGGCGCGGCGCTCGAGGCGTTCGAGAAAGAGCACGACTTCGACGGGATCGCGACGATCCAAGGCCGTCCGTACGTGAACCACTACGCGATCGTCCGGAACGATCTCGGCGAGGCCGTCGGAATCCTGTACGACGGGATCGCGCTCGACGCGATGAACGATGCGATCTCGCGCGCGTTCGTCTCGATCTTCTTCACCGCGGTCGGCGCGATCGCCGCCGTTCTGCTCTCACTGTGGTTCATCGTGCGGCCGCTCTCGGTGAACGCGAAAGCGCTTGCCGGCGACGCCGAAGCGCTCGCCGAAGGCCGGGGCGATATGGTGGTCTCGCGCGCCGGCCCGGACGAGCTCGGCCGCGTTGCGGGCGCATTCGCGCGGATCGCGATGTACCAGCGCGCGCTCGCCGAGCACGCCGAAGCGATCGCCGGCGGCGATCTTTCGCAGCGAGTCGCGGCCGCGAGCGAGGGCGACCGGCTCGGGCACGCGGTCGCGCGGATGACCGAGACGTTGCGTGAGGTCGTGCTCGCACTGCAGGACTCGTCGGCCGAGCTGGCCGAGCACGCGCATGCGCTCGATCTCGCAGCCTCCGGCTCGGCCGAGATCGTCGGCGGCGTCGGCGTCGCGGTCCGCGAGCTCGCGTCCGGCTCATCTGAGCTCTCGGGCGCGGCGGAGACCTCGAACGTGATCGTGCGCCAGTTCGAGAGCGCGATCGACGGGATCGCGCGCGGCGCGGTCGACCAGGCGCTGCAGGTGCGCACCGCCTCAACCGACGCGCAGCGAATGGCCGGCGACGTGCAGCGCGTCGCGGAGATCACCGCCGACCTCGCCGCGGCCGGCCACGGCAGCCGCGCGACCGCGCAGAGCGGCGCCGCCGCCGTGAGCGAGACGATCGGCGACATGCGCGCGATCCAGCGCGGCGTCGCGGAAGCGGCGGCGAAGATCCGCGAGCTCGGCGACATCTCGGCGCAGATCGGCGTCGTCGTCGAGACGATCGACGCGTTGACCGATCAGACGAACCTGCTCGCGCTGAACGCGGCGATCGAGGCGGCGCGCGCCGGCGAGCACGGCCGCGGCTTCGCGGTCGTCGCCGACGAAGTGCGCAAGCTTGCCGAGTCGGCCTCGCACCAAACGAAGGAGATCGGCGGGCTGATCGTCGAGGTGCAGCGCCGCACGCGCGAAGCGGTCGGCGCCGTCGAAGCGGGCGCCGCGATCGCCGACCGTGGGACGGCGAAGGTCGGCGCGGCGAGCGCGGCGCTCGGCGACATCATCGCCGCGGTCGACAAGACCGTCGCGCGCGTCGGCGAGATCGCCGAGGCGATGTGCGAGATGGCCGAGGGCGCGCGCAGCGTCGGCCAGTCGATGGACTCGATCAACGCGGTGGTCGAGCAGAACTCCTCGGCGACCGAAGAGATGGCCTCGCAGACAGGCGAGCTGGCGCGCGCGATCGGCGCGATCGCGACGACCGCGGAGGAGAACGCGCGCAACACCGCCGCCGTCTCGGCCTCGGCGGCGAAGATGGAAGACGACGCCACCCGCGTGCGCGCCGAAGCGACCACGCTCGAAGCGACCGCCGCGCGCATGCGCGAGCTGGTGAGCCGCTTCCGCCTCGCGCGCAATGCGTCGAACGGCGCGTCGAACGGCGCTGCGCACGCGGCCGACGTCGGCCCGGTCGTCGTCTCTACGTAG
- a CDS encoding ATP-dependent DNA ligase: MEMRAVSDVPVGPQWQYEPKWDGFRCLAFRDGRDVALQSKAGQPLGRYFPEIAGALAGLSTKRFVLDGELVVPLAGAFSFDALQQRIHPAASRVAMLAKKTPAWYLVFDLLDEDGRDLVELPLSERRARLETFARQFDGETLRLSPATRDRAVVDDWFARVGGALDGVIAKRADAPYASGTRDAAVKVKRTRTADCVIGGFRYAKGSTSQIGSLLLGLYDDDGLLDYIGFCSAFPADEKRALMQRLKPHVGEPGFTGGAPDTAPSRWDRGQDRDKSYVKLKHDLVLEVAFDQVTSGRIRHGTRPVRWRTDKAPRQCTVEQLETPGRALALLE, encoded by the coding sequence ATGGAGATGCGCGCGGTCTCCGACGTCCCGGTCGGCCCCCAGTGGCAGTACGAGCCGAAGTGGGACGGCTTCCGGTGTCTGGCGTTCCGCGACGGACGCGACGTCGCGCTGCAGTCGAAGGCGGGCCAGCCGCTGGGGCGCTACTTCCCCGAGATCGCCGGCGCGCTGGCCGGCCTGAGCACGAAGCGGTTCGTGCTGGACGGCGAGCTGGTCGTTCCGCTCGCGGGCGCGTTCTCGTTCGACGCGCTGCAGCAGCGCATTCACCCGGCGGCCTCGCGGGTCGCGATGCTGGCGAAGAAGACGCCGGCCTGGTACTTGGTCTTCGACCTGCTCGACGAGGACGGACGGGACCTCGTCGAGCTTCCGCTGAGCGAGCGCCGCGCGCGGCTCGAAACGTTCGCGCGGCAGTTCGACGGCGAGACGCTGCGGCTCTCGCCCGCCACGCGCGACCGTGCGGTCGTCGACGACTGGTTCGCGCGAGTCGGCGGCGCGCTCGACGGCGTCATCGCGAAGCGCGCCGACGCGCCGTACGCGAGCGGCACGCGCGATGCCGCGGTGAAAGTGAAGCGCACCCGCACGGCGGACTGCGTGATCGGCGGCTTTCGCTATGCGAAGGGCTCGACGAGCCAGATCGGCTCGCTGCTGCTCGGGCTCTACGACGACGACGGGCTGCTCGACTACATCGGTTTCTGCAGCGCGTTTCCCGCCGACGAGAAGCGCGCGCTCATGCAGCGGCTCAAGCCGCACGTGGGCGAGCCGGGCTTCACGGGCGGCGCGCCCGACACCGCGCCGAGCCGCTGGGACCGCGGCCAAGACCGCGACAAGAGCTACGTGAAATTGAAGCACGACTTGGTGCTCGAGGTCGCGTTCGACCAAGTCACCAGCGGGCGGATCCGCCACGGCACGCGCCCGGTGCGCTGGCGCACCGACAAGGCGCCGCGCCAGTGCACGGTCGAGCAGCTGGAGACACCCGGCCGCGCGCTGGCACTGCTCGAGTAA
- a CDS encoding EAL domain-containing protein: protein MSVERRFERVLEITRDILRLRELDLALESIARGVVDLFGFRYVTIVLADGNQTGEMTRRIVLGYPESVVRERRNERVAKADILAVLAPNYEVFENAYYIPAEREFHWERAIYASETERDSARSTPDAWHERDSICLVLRDSDGEMIGYLSPDGPADGRIPTRETLRGLQLFVNLMGLALANAQAHRAEVERRRLLEANQARLRHEATHDALTGLPNRTFFQERLAATLEHARARPDQVYAVLFVDLDEFKSINDSLGHMAGDALLIAVADRMRATASSDDFIARIGGDEFAVLLAQRHDLGQVEDAVEAIQDALVAPMLLEGRAVYNTASIGIAVIEPTEERIEEVLRNADTAMYHAKSLGRGRHAFFDHHMHYEAARRLSLTSDLRAAIEGEQFNVEYQPIVRLGDARLVGFEALVRWRNPNTGEVLPGEFIPLAEEVGLVVPIGRFVFVDACRRLAEWRRRAPLLDLRMHVNLSVQEVLEPDLDAFVARNLRRFGLSSDDIVLEITESAVIRSNTLSLGSLARLRATGVHLCIDDFGTGYSSLRYLHQLPFDAMKIDRSFVESADGSLGSAPIVRMLIQLARSYGIDVVAEGVETPRQAEELVALDCEYAQGFHFHRPMSAAAIGALLDTMVAVAG from the coding sequence ATGTCGGTCGAGCGTCGTTTCGAGCGCGTCCTCGAGATCACGCGGGATATCCTGCGCCTCCGCGAGCTCGATCTCGCGTTGGAGTCGATTGCGCGCGGGGTCGTGGACCTGTTCGGGTTCCGGTACGTCACCATCGTCCTCGCCGACGGCAACCAGACCGGCGAGATGACCCGCCGCATCGTGCTCGGCTATCCCGAGTCGGTCGTGCGCGAGCGGCGCAACGAGCGGGTCGCCAAGGCGGACATCCTCGCCGTCCTGGCGCCGAACTACGAAGTCTTCGAGAACGCGTACTACATCCCGGCGGAGCGCGAGTTTCACTGGGAGCGTGCGATCTACGCCAGCGAGACCGAGCGCGACTCGGCCCGCAGCACGCCCGACGCCTGGCACGAGCGCGACTCGATCTGCTTGGTGCTGCGCGACTCGGACGGCGAGATGATCGGGTACCTGAGCCCCGACGGCCCGGCCGACGGGCGCATTCCGACCCGCGAGACGCTGCGCGGCCTGCAGCTCTTCGTCAACCTCATGGGGCTCGCGCTCGCAAACGCGCAAGCGCACCGCGCCGAGGTCGAGCGCCGCCGGCTGCTCGAAGCGAACCAGGCGCGGCTGCGGCACGAGGCGACGCACGACGCGCTGACCGGGTTGCCGAACCGCACCTTCTTCCAGGAGCGTTTGGCTGCGACGCTGGAGCACGCGCGCGCGCGGCCGGATCAGGTCTACGCGGTGCTCTTCGTCGACCTCGACGAGTTCAAGTCGATCAACGACTCGCTCGGCCACATGGCGGGCGACGCGCTGCTGATCGCGGTCGCCGACCGGATGCGCGCCACCGCCTCCAGCGACGATTTTATCGCGCGAATCGGCGGCGACGAGTTCGCGGTGCTGCTCGCGCAGCGCCACGACCTCGGCCAGGTGGAAGACGCGGTCGAAGCGATTCAGGACGCGCTGGTCGCGCCGATGCTGCTCGAAGGCCGCGCGGTCTACAACACCGCATCGATCGGGATCGCGGTGATCGAGCCAACCGAAGAGCGGATCGAAGAAGTGCTGCGCAACGCCGACACCGCGATGTACCATGCGAAGTCGCTCGGCCGCGGCCGGCACGCCTTCTTCGACCACCACATGCACTACGAAGCGGCCCGCCGGCTCTCGCTCACCAGCGATCTGCGCGCGGCGATCGAAGGCGAGCAGTTCAACGTGGAGTACCAGCCGATCGTGCGGCTCGGCGACGCGCGGCTGGTCGGCTTCGAAGCGCTGGTGCGCTGGCGCAACCCGAACACCGGCGAAGTGCTACCGGGCGAGTTCATCCCGCTCGCCGAAGAGGTCGGCTTGGTCGTGCCGATCGGCCGCTTCGTCTTCGTCGACGCGTGCCGGCGGCTGGCGGAATGGCGCCGGCGCGCCCCGCTGCTCGACCTGCGGATGCACGTGAACCTCTCGGTGCAAGAAGTGCTGGAGCCGGATCTCGACGCGTTCGTCGCGCGCAATCTGCGCCGCTTCGGCCTCTCGTCCGACGACATCGTGCTGGAGATCACCGAGAGCGCGGTGATCCGCTCGAACACGCTCTCGCTCGGTTCGCTGGCGCGGCTGCGCGCGACCGGCGTGCACCTGTGCATCGACGACTTCGGGACCGGCTACTCCTCGCTGCGTTACCTTCACCAGCTGCCGTTCGACGCGATGAAGATCGATCGCTCGTTCGTCGAGAGCGCCGACGGGAGCCTGGGCAGCGCGCCGATCGTGCGGATGCTGATCCAGCTCGCGCGCTCGTACGGGATCGACGTCGTCGCCGAAGGCGTGGAGACGCCGCGCCAAGCGGAAGAGCTGGTCGCGCTCGACTGTGAGTACGCGCAAGGATTCCATTTCCACCGCCCGATGAGCGCCGCCGCGATCGGCGCCCTCCTCGACACGATGGTCGCCGTCGCCGGCTGA
- the trpS gene encoding tryptophan--tRNA ligase, translated as MAKKRVVSGVQPTGFLHLGNYVGAVKRWVELQDEYECFFFVADLHSLTIPEQVEAAALRESVRVTVALYLASGLDPERCVIFRQSAVPAHAEMAWILTCATPIGWLERMTQYKSKSAGAESVGSGLLTYPALQAADILLYHADYVPVGADQKQHVELTRDIAGRMKSLFGIQLKTPEPLIPASGARIMGLDDPTEKMSKSTAAERPNHAILMQDDEATIRKKLRVAVTDLGRDTTFAGAQPGVRNLLELIRIFSGKSEAEIERELDGKGYSQLKGWAADAVAEALAPIRARYEEIMRDPEYLDGVLRDGAQRAHAIAAETLRSVKDAVGLV; from the coding sequence ATGGCCAAGAAGCGCGTCGTCTCCGGCGTCCAGCCGACGGGATTCCTTCACCTCGGGAACTACGTCGGGGCGGTGAAGCGCTGGGTCGAGCTGCAGGACGAGTACGAGTGTTTCTTCTTCGTCGCCGACTTGCACTCGCTGACGATTCCGGAGCAGGTGGAGGCCGCGGCGCTGCGCGAGTCGGTGCGCGTCACCGTTGCGCTCTATTTGGCGAGTGGGCTCGATCCCGAGCGCTGCGTGATCTTTCGGCAGTCGGCGGTGCCGGCCCACGCGGAGATGGCGTGGATCCTCACCTGCGCGACGCCGATCGGGTGGCTGGAACGGATGACGCAGTACAAGTCGAAGAGCGCGGGCGCCGAGAGTGTCGGCAGCGGGTTGTTGACCTATCCGGCGCTTCAGGCAGCGGATATCCTTTTGTACCACGCCGACTACGTACCGGTCGGCGCCGATCAGAAGCAGCACGTCGAGCTCACGCGCGACATCGCGGGGCGGATGAAGTCGCTGTTCGGGATCCAGCTCAAGACGCCTGAGCCTCTGATCCCGGCCAGTGGCGCGCGGATCATGGGACTCGACGACCCGACCGAAAAGATGAGCAAGAGCACCGCGGCGGAACGGCCGAACCACGCGATCCTCATGCAAGACGACGAGGCGACGATTCGGAAGAAGCTCCGCGTCGCGGTCACCGATCTCGGGCGCGATACGACGTTTGCCGGCGCGCAGCCGGGCGTGCGCAATTTGCTTGAACTAATTCGCATCTTCTCCGGGAAGAGCGAAGCGGAGATCGAGCGTGAGCTCGACGGCAAGGGCTACAGCCAGCTCAAAGGCTGGGCCGCCGATGCCGTCGCCGAAGCGCTCGCGCCGATCCGCGCGCGCTACGAAGAGATCATGCGCGACCCGGAATACCTCGACGGCGTCCTGCGCGACGGCGCGCAACGCGCGCACGCGATCGCCGCCGAGACGCTGCGCAGCGTGAAGGACGCCGTCGGGCTCGTGTAG
- a CDS encoding glycosyltransferase, translating into MTPHAVAATMFGARTVRLPWLSSAPVTQNGTVRGERTVLFPASTLGRAGAYELRDVARALDLHVILTGPDLEAPGFWNGVSVERTSFSDGLGRARAVVLPAFVEHQPRRLLLASRLGMPVVASEACGIDARGNLVTVAAGDVVALGAAIGRSLHRT; encoded by the coding sequence GTGACGCCTCATGCCGTCGCCGCGACGATGTTCGGCGCGCGAACGGTGCGGCTGCCGTGGCTCAGCTCGGCGCCGGTTACCCAAAACGGAACGGTGCGAGGCGAGCGAACGGTGTTGTTTCCAGCCTCGACGCTGGGGCGCGCGGGAGCATACGAGCTTCGCGACGTTGCGCGCGCTTTGGACCTGCACGTGATCCTCACGGGGCCCGACCTTGAAGCGCCTGGATTTTGGAACGGCGTCTCCGTCGAGCGGACCTCGTTCTCCGATGGGCTCGGTCGTGCGCGAGCGGTCGTCTTGCCGGCTTTTGTCGAACACCAGCCACGGCGGTTGCTTCTTGCATCGCGCCTCGGGATGCCGGTCGTTGCTTCGGAAGCGTGCGGGATCGACGCGCGCGGCAATCTCGTGACGGTAGCGGCGGGCGACGTGGTCGCGCTGGGTGCGGCGATCGGACGAAGCCTGCACAGGACGTGA
- a CDS encoding VanW family protein, which yields MLLGESIGVLWPRGRDTSSAERRLTLGKIQNLRVAVRRLDGVVVPGGETFSFWKQVGRATARRGFVEGRELREGCIVPSVGGGLCQLSNALYDAALRAGFEIVERHPHTMVVPGSLAAVGRDATVFWNYVDLRFRPHSAVRIEATVGTDSLTVRFWGRRRSGTPAVAAPARDVAAVGSHPSGDCATCGVEQCFRHAALRRGTAAPERSAFLLDAYWPEYDAYVARIVGPDDIMALPLDGMRRGFAKYRWDTSRTGTVHENVLLTVLRSYQSRRLAEHGAERQRLLLRWAQRMGERFAARLPYDVTHVVVMQHMLPALWTGGFLGGRTFDVLMTGLPLRELQRRLERRMRFIPRAGRWAIFAATMR from the coding sequence GTGCTTCTCGGCGAGTCGATCGGGGTGCTGTGGCCGCGCGGGCGCGATACGAGCAGCGCGGAACGTCGTTTGACGCTCGGCAAGATTCAGAATTTGCGGGTCGCCGTGCGACGACTCGACGGCGTTGTAGTCCCCGGCGGCGAGACGTTCAGCTTTTGGAAGCAGGTGGGGCGCGCTACGGCGCGGCGCGGCTTTGTCGAAGGGCGCGAGCTGCGCGAAGGCTGCATTGTGCCGAGCGTCGGCGGCGGGTTGTGCCAGCTTTCGAATGCACTGTACGATGCGGCGCTGCGCGCCGGATTCGAGATCGTCGAACGGCATCCGCACACCATGGTCGTACCCGGGTCGCTGGCTGCGGTAGGGCGCGATGCGACCGTTTTCTGGAACTACGTCGACCTGCGGTTTCGGCCGCACTCGGCCGTCCGGATCGAAGCGACGGTCGGTACCGACTCGCTCACCGTTCGGTTCTGGGGACGGCGCCGCTCCGGCACGCCGGCAGTAGCGGCGCCCGCGCGGGACGTCGCGGCGGTGGGTTCGCATCCGTCGGGCGACTGCGCCACGTGCGGCGTCGAGCAGTGTTTTCGGCACGCCGCGCTCCGGCGGGGAACCGCTGCGCCGGAGCGCAGCGCGTTCTTGCTCGACGCGTACTGGCCTGAGTACGACGCGTACGTTGCGCGCATTGTCGGACCGGACGACATCATGGCGCTGCCGCTCGACGGAATGCGGCGCGGTTTCGCCAAGTATCGGTGGGATACATCGCGCACCGGCACGGTCCACGAGAACGTGCTCTTGACGGTGCTGCGGTCGTATCAGTCGAGGCGGCTGGCCGAACACGGCGCGGAGCGGCAGCGGCTGCTGCTTCGCTGGGCGCAGAGAATGGGCGAGAGGTTCGCGGCTCGCCTTCCGTACGACGTAACGCACGTCGTCGTTATGCAGCACATGCTTCCCGCGTTGTGGACGGGCGGGTTCTTGGGCGGCCGCACGTTCGACGTGCTGATGACGGGGTTACCCTTGCGCGAGCTGCAGCGGCGGCTCGAGCGGCGTATGCGCTTCATCCCGAGAGCCGGACGCTGGGCGATTTTCGCTGCGACGATGCGCTGA
- a CDS encoding RES domain-containing protein: protein MECAARNGQRWNARRVRAAYASATLSLAALEFLGTLVDLDDAPADLVSVWAEFDEEVVETVDADTVPGWDATPPYASVRFGTEWAHQRRSVVLSVPSVVIRSERNFVLNPEHPDYEPAVRIGEVQPFAFDRRLLRRR from the coding sequence CTGGAATGCGCGGCGCGGAACGGGCAGCGCTGGAATGCGCGGCGCGTTCGCGCCGCGTACGCGTCGGCAACGTTGTCGCTGGCGGCACTCGAGTTTCTCGGAACGCTCGTCGACCTCGACGATGCGCCGGCGGACTTGGTCTCGGTGTGGGCCGAGTTCGACGAGGAAGTCGTCGAAACCGTGGACGCCGACACGGTGCCGGGTTGGGATGCGACGCCTCCCTACGCTTCAGTACGTTTCGGCACCGAGTGGGCTCACCAGCGGCGCAGTGTCGTCTTGAGCGTTCCGTCCGTCGTCATCCGGTCGGAACGCAATTTCGTGCTCAACCCGGAGCATCCCGACTATGAACCCGCCGTCCGGATCGGCGAAGTTCAACCCTTCGCCTTCGACCGCCGTCTGCTGCGCCGCCGCTAG
- a CDS encoding DUF2384 domain-containing protein produces the protein MTERTPPTGDNPGRVEFVRRLNRKRPSVSYLGGPIRVLVAAPDLAMFVHRDLKPENVLSGAGLNLPPEASANDVVEAGIPASVLADFGALSGMSARDLGSLVGTSERTISRKLAHDERLAPAESDRAYRLFEVVASAVRAFGDVEKALRWMKRTVPSLGGRRPIDLVRTEIGTRQILAALDRIEYGGIT, from the coding sequence ATGACGGAGCGAACTCCGCCAACTGGCGACAACCCGGGTCGGGTTGAATTCGTGCGGCGACTGAACCGGAAGCGGCCATCTGTTTCCTATTTGGGCGGGCCGATACGGGTTTTGGTCGCTGCACCGGACCTCGCAATGTTCGTGCACCGCGATCTTAAGCCGGAAAACGTTTTAAGCGGCGCGGGATTGAATTTGCCGCCCGAGGCGTCGGCGAACGACGTCGTGGAAGCCGGGATTCCCGCTTCCGTACTGGCCGATTTCGGCGCGCTTTCCGGGATGAGCGCGCGCGATCTCGGGTCGCTCGTCGGCACCTCAGAGCGCACGATCTCGCGGAAGCTCGCACATGACGAGCGGCTCGCCCCGGCGGAGTCCGATCGGGCGTATCGGCTCTTCGAGGTTGTCGCGTCGGCGGTGCGCGCCTTCGGCGACGTGGAAAAAGCACTGCGCTGGATGAAGCGCACCGTTCCTTCGCTTGGGGGACGGCGGCCGATCGACCTCGTTCGGACGGAGATCGGCACGCGGCAAATCCTTGCGGCGCTAGACCGGATCGAATACGGCGGCATCACCTGA